The following proteins come from a genomic window of Leptospira dzoumogneensis:
- a CDS encoding tetratricopeptide repeat protein, whose translation MTEADIKRKFNEALKLEKEGKISQAAKVYSEILGMNPKFQKAYLNLGALYSRTGDSENAIKTYQKALELGKTTELYYNLGVELYRLGSLDAAVKALKGSLELNKKYLNSHLLLAYCYKQLDRPDKSELYLKNAIKLDPKNKTAYAALATIYFDTEKWEQALEAANTAIQINPNDPRMEILMTEIHVKLGNYKQSFETLKKVTTSAQGFVQFNDSIKQAKQKPKPEEKVFFDNLEVLTRKKLDEFKNKLTLSKESPQDFEAPEAQDALDLSLMYLFHGDSERALKYLLYAQKNLQENPTSETG comes from the coding sequence ATGACCGAGGCCGATATCAAACGTAAGTTCAACGAGGCTTTAAAACTCGAAAAAGAAGGGAAAATCTCCCAGGCGGCCAAGGTATATTCTGAAATTTTAGGAATGAACCCCAAATTCCAAAAGGCATATCTGAATTTAGGTGCACTTTACTCTCGGACCGGCGACTCCGAAAATGCGATCAAGACCTACCAAAAGGCACTCGAACTAGGAAAAACAACCGAACTTTATTATAATCTTGGAGTAGAGTTATATAGACTCGGAAGCTTAGATGCGGCGGTTAAGGCACTCAAAGGTTCTCTTGAGTTAAATAAGAAATATCTAAACTCACATCTTCTTCTTGCATATTGTTATAAGCAGTTAGATCGACCTGATAAGTCCGAACTTTATCTGAAAAATGCCATCAAGTTAGATCCTAAAAATAAAACCGCTTATGCGGCGCTTGCAACTATTTACTTTGATACCGAAAAATGGGAACAAGCATTAGAGGCCGCAAACACAGCGATCCAGATCAATCCGAACGACCCTAGAATGGAAATCCTAATGACGGAGATCCATGTAAAACTTGGAAATTATAAACAGTCATTCGAGACACTGAAAAAAGTAACTACGAGTGCTCAAGGGTTCGTACAATTCAATGACTCTATCAAGCAAGCCAAACAAAAACCTAAACCTGAAGAGAAAGTATTCTTTGATAATCTAGAAGTTTTAACCCGAAAAAAATTGGATGAATTTAAGAATAAACTCACTCTTTCCAAGGAAAGCCCTCAGGATTTCGAGGCTCCGGAAGCACAGGACGCGCTTGATCTTTCCCTTATGTATTTGTTTCATGGAGATTCAGAGCGGGCCTTAAAGTATTTATTGTATGCACAGAAAAACTTACAGGAAAATCCTACTTCTGAAACCGGTTAA
- the folP gene encoding dihydropteroate synthase: MESDLLNRTQGEIFPPKPILFGVLNITSDSFSDGGKYLREEQALAKAKSLLEEGADVIDIGAQSSNVKAEPISEEVEWDRMKEIISELKKEKVAISIDTFRPYVIRKSLEVGVDYINNIRGFVDPESLDLLKGERNKSTKYVAMFSQDHSIKASEISDLKPETVVPLALEFFRERTKTFESLGLADRLILDPGMGFFLSPDYKVSFAVLSKITEILSEFPNLMVSVTKKSFLGNALGGLPVEDRLVPTAISETYLWSKGVRMIRTHSPKSFLLAMKTWEMSHGVYLP; encoded by the coding sequence ATGGAATCCGACCTTCTGAACAGAACCCAGGGCGAAATTTTCCCTCCAAAACCGATCCTATTCGGGGTTTTGAACATAACCAGCGACTCTTTTTCGGATGGGGGAAAATACCTGCGCGAGGAACAAGCTTTAGCAAAAGCGAAATCGTTATTAGAAGAAGGCGCAGATGTCATAGATATTGGGGCCCAATCTTCCAACGTAAAAGCGGAGCCCATTTCGGAAGAAGTGGAATGGGATAGAATGAAAGAGATTATCTCCGAGCTCAAAAAGGAGAAGGTTGCAATCTCTATAGATACATTCCGTCCCTACGTCATCCGAAAGTCATTAGAAGTCGGTGTGGATTATATCAATAATATCAGAGGTTTTGTGGATCCTGAAAGTTTGGATCTGCTAAAGGGCGAAAGAAACAAGTCTACAAAGTACGTTGCAATGTTTTCTCAGGATCATTCTATTAAGGCATCCGAGATTTCGGATCTAAAACCGGAGACAGTAGTTCCTCTTGCTCTCGAATTTTTTAGAGAAAGAACAAAAACTTTCGAAAGTTTAGGATTAGCGGATCGTTTGATCTTAGATCCGGGTATGGGATTTTTTTTAAGTCCTGATTATAAGGTAAGTTTTGCGGTTCTTTCTAAGATCACTGAAATTCTTTCCGAATTCCCAAACCTAATGGTTTCGGTTACTAAAAAATCTTTTTTGGGAAATGCCCTAGGCGGTTTGCCTGTCGAAGATAGACTTGTTCCGACTGCGATCTCTGAAACTTATCTTTGGTCCAAAGGAGTTCGGATGATCAGGACTCATTCTCCCAAATCTTTTCTGTTAGCTATGAAAACCTGGGAAATGTCTCACGGAGTTTATCTTCCGTAA
- a CDS encoding site-2 protease family protein, producing the protein MNRSSYGWNVLLFVLTFFTLTFQDDIFRIPYLNFAAISEIFRIRTPYSFSLLGILFCHEMGHYLAARYYGIKSTLPYFLPVPFSPVGTMGAVIRIKEPIRNKIQLFDIGIWGPAMSLVLSIPCIVIGLYNSQLVSLAERTAILQAHPELMDIHFGDSILTYLLSQKILGPFDASLFTVEYNPLAFAGWVGLLITALNLLPFGQLDGGHVVYSLAGEGYRKWIYYLFSAFLLLSLWNYSWILWGLLIYYFIRVEHPFVPDASYPIGKFRKIFGWGMLLSFLLIFPISPITVVSSSGAKSSLGEDLWNILLEVFSK; encoded by the coding sequence TTGAACAGATCGTCTTACGGATGGAACGTACTTCTTTTCGTTCTGACTTTTTTTACCTTAACCTTTCAGGACGATATATTCAGGATCCCGTATTTAAACTTCGCAGCGATCTCCGAGATATTTCGGATCAGAACTCCTTATTCATTCTCTCTTCTAGGAATTCTATTCTGCCATGAGATGGGGCATTACTTGGCCGCTAGATATTATGGGATCAAGTCTACTCTTCCTTACTTTCTGCCTGTTCCATTTTCTCCAGTAGGAACTATGGGTGCAGTGATCCGTATCAAGGAACCTATCCGAAACAAGATCCAATTATTCGATATTGGGATCTGGGGACCTGCAATGAGTCTGGTACTTTCCATTCCTTGTATCGTGATCGGATTATATAATTCTCAATTAGTTTCTCTCGCAGAAAGGACCGCAATACTACAAGCTCATCCGGAACTAATGGACATTCATTTTGGAGATAGTATTCTTACTTATCTTTTGTCCCAGAAAATTTTAGGACCTTTCGATGCTTCTCTCTTTACCGTGGAATACAATCCTCTTGCTTTTGCCGGTTGGGTAGGACTTCTGATCACAGCATTAAATCTTTTACCTTTCGGTCAATTAGATGGAGGTCATGTCGTTTATTCATTAGCGGGAGAAGGTTATAGAAAGTGGATCTACTATTTGTTTTCCGCATTTCTTTTGCTTTCTCTTTGGAATTATTCGTGGATCTTATGGGGATTGCTCATCTATTACTTTATCAGAGTAGAACATCCTTTTGTCCCGGATGCTTCTTATCCAATCGGTAAATTTAGAAAGATATTCGGCTGGGGTATGTTATTATCCTTCCTGCTTATTTTTCCTATCTCTCCGATCACTGTTGTGTCTTCGTCCGGAGCCAAGAGCAGTTTAGGAGAAGATCTCTGGAATATTCTGCTCGAAGTATTTTCAAAATGA
- a CDS encoding dicarboxylate/amino acid:cation symporter, with protein sequence MSADSNRNLPNVIRFLPLEKLWFKVLLGLVSGLLAGLYLSPENSLLPQEISKPVISWLGLPGHFFLILLQIIMIPLVFCSIVLGIHAGETLENLKSFGLKAFLYFVFTTILAVSIGMILASTIKPGSFVDPAGIPRVQVPNKVSESSGTVSVEKVPELILSVLPRNPFQTFANGDMLGVVLLALLVGIAILSIEQQSAAYVLPVFQAIFKTSMIFVQWAMKIAPFAVFGLIAQITAKIGLKVLLSLGVYFLTVLGGLVLVLVMYSIIFILVTKKSPIWFFKQAGEVQLLAFSTSSSAAVLPFSLKTGIEKMGISRKIAEFILPLGATVNMDGTALYQAVATVFLAQVYGIELTAANLAFVLIATVVASIGTPSTPGLGIVILASILAGVGVPTEGIGIILGVDRILDMCRTTVNITGDLVACNVFQSIEDKKRLST encoded by the coding sequence ATGTCCGCCGACTCGAACCGAAACCTTCCGAATGTTATTAGATTTCTTCCTTTAGAGAAACTCTGGTTCAAAGTTTTGTTAGGTTTGGTATCCGGACTTTTAGCAGGTCTATATCTAAGTCCTGAAAATTCGTTGTTGCCCCAAGAAATTTCCAAACCCGTCATTTCTTGGTTAGGGCTTCCAGGTCATTTTTTCCTGATCTTATTGCAGATCATCATGATCCCTTTGGTGTTTTGTTCCATCGTCCTAGGAATACATGCCGGGGAAACTCTAGAAAATCTGAAAAGTTTCGGATTAAAAGCATTCTTATACTTCGTATTTACCACAATATTAGCCGTATCTATCGGAATGATCTTAGCAAGTACTATTAAGCCGGGAAGTTTTGTAGATCCTGCCGGGATCCCAAGAGTGCAGGTTCCGAACAAAGTATCCGAATCCTCGGGTACTGTCTCCGTGGAAAAGGTCCCTGAATTAATACTTTCAGTTCTTCCTAGAAACCCATTCCAAACTTTTGCGAACGGGGATATGTTAGGAGTAGTTTTACTCGCCCTATTGGTCGGGATCGCTATTCTTTCTATAGAACAACAAAGTGCGGCCTATGTTCTTCCCGTATTCCAGGCAATCTTCAAGACAAGTATGATATTTGTACAATGGGCAATGAAGATCGCACCTTTTGCAGTCTTCGGGCTTATCGCGCAGATCACCGCAAAGATAGGACTCAAGGTTTTATTAAGTCTTGGAGTTTATTTTCTCACAGTACTAGGCGGCTTGGTCCTAGTGCTGGTCATGTATTCGATCATATTCATACTTGTCACAAAAAAGAGCCCTATTTGGTTTTTTAAACAAGCGGGAGAAGTGCAGCTTCTCGCATTCTCCACTTCCAGTTCGGCCGCAGTTCTTCCTTTTTCTTTAAAAACAGGAATAGAGAAGATGGGAATCTCCCGAAAAATTGCAGAGTTCATTCTTCCTTTAGGAGCCACGGTGAATATGGACGGGACCGCACTTTACCAAGCGGTTGCCACAGTATTCTTGGCTCAAGTATATGGAATAGAATTAACTGCCGCCAATCTTGCATTTGTGCTGATTGCAACTGTGGTAGCTTCTATCGGAACTCCAAGTACTCCAGGACTTGGGATCGTGATACTTGCATCTATTCTAGCCGGCGTAGGAGTTCCCACAGAAGGGATCGGGATCATCTTAGGAGTAGACCGTATTTTGGATATGTGCAGGACCACTGTGAATATCACTGGAGACTTGGTTGCTTGTAATGTTTTCCAAAGTATAGAAGATAAGAAACGACTGAGCACCTGA
- a CDS encoding OmpA family protein, whose amino-acid sequence MFFYNQGKGLVLKRNHFLSSVLAGTLLFFLFSWDGSAQPVPTLLERNFGSPLNTQNVEYNPIISPDGRYLIFQSNRPGGEGEMDIWLSENANYKKRDGEADWKKPVNLNQDIWEQNKKELPSGEKRSKLFNTDKYEGGISIRFDESGNPEEIFLTSIRNVKADREGFDALDIYYTKRDEKTRRWSDLIGISEINSNWTEKMPAVSPDGKFLIFSSDRPGGYGEHDLWVSYRNLSTGVWSSPINLGSEINSKASEILPYIHPDGEQLYFSSNRENDRKKFSLYRSFLNLPGNADMEDAEDKLTVSKTNSPHPVPETGSLEKLPHPFNLDAAEGIDSEGISFDHEGLWAYISSNRNGGQGQYDIYRFQVPENLRNSYDVSFQGLVLDGSEATMIGLDATIKISDSVGPSRTITSRRIGGDLSKGIQTNFKTVLKTGRLYKVEISSPGFYPTEDKLDLRGNVERNKKVYKTYVLLPIKDEEKGKIVNTGDGDKGKGLNVVVVDATTKEPIAGATATVFTPKNRQGEILKYNSLSKNFHIELIPDTDFEIFAKAEKYISESVNILKKDIKPGSTISIPLRKDSEVPVVLNTKLYFEFNKTEVTDAHRKQLDLIVDYLKKNPSDKIEIGGHTDNIASKEYNTRLSGNRARKVFDYVRSKGIQASRLKTRAYWYSRPDEDNSTEDGRAKNRRVDFRKL is encoded by the coding sequence ATGTTTTTTTACAATCAAGGAAAAGGACTCGTTCTGAAACGAAATCACTTTCTAAGCTCCGTCCTTGCCGGAACTCTTCTGTTTTTTTTATTTTCCTGGGATGGATCCGCCCAACCTGTTCCTACACTTTTAGAAAGAAATTTCGGATCTCCTTTAAACACACAAAACGTAGAATACAATCCCATCATCAGCCCTGACGGAAGATATTTGATCTTCCAATCCAATCGTCCTGGCGGAGAAGGAGAGATGGATATCTGGCTCTCCGAAAACGCTAACTATAAAAAAAGAGATGGAGAGGCGGATTGGAAAAAGCCTGTCAACCTGAACCAGGATATCTGGGAGCAGAATAAGAAGGAACTTCCTTCCGGAGAAAAAAGATCCAAACTATTCAATACGGATAAGTATGAAGGCGGGATTTCCATTCGATTCGATGAATCAGGAAATCCTGAGGAAATTTTTCTGACTTCTATCCGGAACGTAAAAGCGGATAGGGAAGGTTTTGACGCATTAGATATTTATTATACGAAAAGAGACGAAAAGACAAGACGTTGGAGCGACCTGATCGGGATCTCGGAGATCAATTCCAATTGGACGGAAAAGATGCCGGCAGTTTCTCCGGATGGAAAATTCCTGATCTTTTCCTCCGATCGCCCGGGCGGATACGGAGAGCATGATCTTTGGGTAAGTTATAGAAATCTTTCCACAGGCGTTTGGTCCAGTCCGATCAATCTTGGATCGGAGATCAATTCCAAGGCCAGTGAAATTCTTCCTTATATTCATCCGGATGGAGAACAATTATACTTCTCCTCTAATAGAGAGAATGACCGCAAAAAATTCTCTCTATATCGCAGCTTCTTAAATCTTCCGGGAAATGCCGACATGGAAGATGCGGAAGACAAACTTACTGTTTCTAAAACGAATTCTCCTCATCCAGTCCCGGAAACCGGGAGTTTGGAAAAACTACCTCATCCATTCAATTTGGATGCTGCGGAAGGGATCGATTCGGAAGGGATTTCTTTCGATCACGAGGGTCTTTGGGCTTATATTTCTTCCAATAGAAACGGAGGACAGGGCCAATACGATATTTATAGATTCCAGGTCCCTGAAAATCTGAGGAACTCCTACGATGTTTCCTTCCAAGGATTGGTCCTAGATGGCTCGGAAGCCACAATGATAGGCTTGGATGCTACGATCAAAATTTCGGACAGCGTGGGACCTTCTCGCACTATTACCTCCAGAAGAATTGGAGGGGATCTTTCTAAAGGAATCCAGACTAACTTTAAAACCGTATTAAAGACAGGAAGATTGTATAAGGTAGAAATTTCTTCTCCTGGATTTTATCCCACTGAAGACAAGCTAGACTTACGTGGAAACGTAGAAAGAAATAAGAAAGTTTATAAAACGTATGTGCTTCTTCCTATCAAAGATGAAGAGAAAGGTAAAATAGTCAATACCGGTGACGGAGATAAAGGAAAGGGACTTAATGTGGTAGTTGTAGATGCCACTACTAAAGAGCCAATTGCTGGAGCGACCGCTACAGTTTTCACTCCTAAGAATAGACAGGGAGAAATCTTAAAATACAACAGTTTGTCAAAAAATTTCCATATCGAGTTGATCCCTGACACTGATTTTGAGATCTTTGCAAAGGCTGAGAAATATATTTCCGAAAGCGTTAATATCTTGAAGAAAGATATTAAACCCGGTTCCACAATTTCTATCCCTTTAAGGAAAGATTCGGAAGTTCCAGTTGTTTTAAACACTAAACTCTATTTTGAATTCAATAAGACCGAGGTGACTGACGCACATCGCAAGCAACTCGACCTGATTGTAGACTATCTCAAGAAGAATCCGTCGGATAAAATAGAGATTGGGGGCCATACTGATAATATAGCTTCCAAAGAATATAATACTCGCTTAAGCGGGAACAGAGCGCGGAAAGTTTTTGACTACGTTCGTAGTAAAGGGATCCAAGCTTCTAGGTTAAAAACCAGAGCTTATTGGTATTCCAGACCTGACGAGGATAACTCTACCGAAGACGGAAGAGCTAAAAACAGGAGGGTCGACTTCCGCAAGCTATAA
- the mpl36 gene encoding RlpA family plasminogen-binding lipoprotein MPL36: MKQIAAIFALITVTACASSETRRSISASGDPSEIFFEKEIVPMDQESKRDLVLAKNSSASRGLDDLLADNKPVKATTPSRQQSGSNGEFDEVGYSSWYGPKFHGKPTASGEIFDKTKLTAAHPSLPLGSVVRVKNLENDKEVLVKVNDRGPFVKDRIIDLSEKAAENLEFKDVGIARVGLTVVSKGGAAESEDMEGLEDEEALLKENKPERLTPKKAVTPAPLVKGAPKGQTVQVGVFRNSRLAEDYRKNLSAEYGEKVYLFERDGMFVLQMGDFMDRAKADLLKSKLKEDGVDCFIPKK, encoded by the coding sequence ATGAAACAGATAGCCGCTATCTTCGCATTGATAACAGTCACTGCTTGCGCTTCTTCCGAAACAAGAAGAAGTATCAGCGCGTCCGGAGATCCTTCCGAAATATTTTTTGAAAAAGAAATCGTTCCAATGGACCAAGAATCCAAAAGAGATTTGGTTCTGGCTAAGAATTCTTCCGCTTCCAGAGGATTGGATGATCTTCTCGCGGATAATAAACCCGTAAAAGCCACTACACCTTCCAGACAACAATCAGGTTCCAATGGAGAATTCGACGAGGTCGGATATTCTTCCTGGTATGGTCCTAAATTTCACGGTAAGCCGACTGCGAGCGGAGAAATTTTCGACAAAACAAAACTGACTGCAGCTCACCCGAGCCTTCCTTTAGGTTCAGTGGTTCGAGTCAAAAATCTGGAAAACGATAAAGAAGTTTTAGTAAAAGTAAACGACCGAGGACCTTTCGTAAAAGACAGGATCATTGATCTTTCTGAAAAAGCGGCCGAGAACTTGGAATTCAAAGATGTAGGAATTGCAAGAGTAGGCCTCACAGTAGTTAGTAAAGGTGGAGCAGCAGAGTCCGAAGACATGGAAGGTTTGGAAGATGAAGAAGCTCTTTTAAAAGAAAACAAACCTGAAAGACTGACCCCTAAAAAAGCGGTGACCCCTGCTCCATTAGTGAAGGGTGCTCCAAAAGGACAAACGGTCCAAGTGGGAGTTTTTAGGAACAGCAGACTTGCCGAGGACTACAGAAAAAATCTTTCCGCAGAATACGGTGAGAAAGTATATCTTTTCGAAAGAGACGGTATGTTCGTTCTTCAAATGGGTGATTTTATGGATCGCGCAAAAGCGGACCTTCTAAAATCCAAATTGAAAGAAGACGGAGTGGATTGTTTTATTCCTAAAAAATAA
- a CDS encoding tetratricopeptide repeat protein, producing the protein MFLYLPAADYTREKIDSVKSPWEAKTHRGKAILAPDKNNLGILFVRFSLIDDAEEEFLSSQKLLPNNPIPSLNLLRLYYLVDDISEAKKFLEKFLKQAPQIERKKFENLLIEAQREEELVIFRDALSTIPGQEVYAWEGLAEYFFSKQEWSKSYFYLEKILQQSPFHKNARGLMLKMAHILEKWDDVLVFGLSLNGTGERIPELEYYIAHAYCEKRRYSEALEWIQKAPESEKESVVFLELWKLSLLSKNPKADVSPLLPYFRKLRSKGLQFTEEEFFPTLTPEGKEAMDRIRYGR; encoded by the coding sequence ATGTTCCTATATCTTCCAGCTGCGGATTATACAAGGGAGAAGATTGACTCCGTAAAAAGTCCTTGGGAAGCAAAAACCCATAGAGGAAAAGCGATCCTTGCTCCGGACAAAAACAATCTAGGGATCTTATTCGTAAGATTTTCTCTAATCGATGATGCAGAAGAAGAGTTCCTAAGCTCGCAAAAACTTCTGCCTAATAATCCGATTCCTTCTCTCAATCTATTACGTTTATATTATCTAGTGGATGATATCTCGGAAGCCAAAAAATTCCTGGAAAAATTCCTAAAACAAGCACCGCAGATTGAGCGCAAAAAATTCGAGAACCTTCTGATCGAAGCACAAAGAGAAGAAGAACTTGTGATCTTTAGAGACGCGCTCTCTACCATTCCAGGCCAAGAAGTGTACGCCTGGGAAGGTTTAGCCGAATATTTTTTCTCCAAACAAGAATGGTCCAAAAGTTATTTTTATCTGGAGAAGATACTACAACAAAGCCCGTTCCATAAGAATGCAAGAGGCCTAATGCTAAAAATGGCCCATATCCTGGAAAAATGGGACGATGTTCTGGTTTTTGGACTCAGCCTAAACGGCACTGGAGAAAGAATCCCCGAATTAGAATATTATATCGCCCACGCTTATTGTGAGAAGAGAAGATATTCCGAAGCATTGGAATGGATCCAAAAAGCTCCGGAATCAGAAAAAGAATCCGTGGTTTTTTTAGAATTATGGAAACTTTCTCTTCTTTCCAAAAATCCTAAAGCGGATGTTTCTCCACTTCTTCCTTATTTTAGAAAATTAAGATCCAAAGGGCTTCAGTTTACGGAAGAGGAATTTTTTCCTACCTTGACTCCGGAAGGAAAAGAAGCAATGGATCGAATTCGTTACGGAAGATAA
- a CDS encoding MATE family efflux transporter, which produces MSLLLEKKFLTLTFFNIIANLTVPLTSFADVAVLGQLESHTYVAGVALSNVLFDYLFWGFSFLRMSTTGLTAQAEGNEDNKGSFQILLRSLLLGLVIGVLILLSNSYLEEFGFSILEGEKEVKSAGGEYFKSRIISAPATLCNFVLTGWFLGRSKSATVLVATVIANVVNIGLNIWFILFLDWKAYGAGIATSISQYLMCAFFLVLLFKEKDRFLQVYHEIRIFSLKGYTFLLSLNSDIMIRTLLLITTFSLFRNYSSGLGSETLAANAILHQLILIGAFWIDGAAIAMETVAGNLKGNNNSEGLRKILKMAIVSGFGISLLFCILILLPAGSLFELFSKSKPVVTIAKEYGYWIAPVLLFGSFAFIFDGFFLGISEGKILRNSMIVSSILFFFPIAYWGKIQNNNHILWLSLSSYMLGRAITLGIVAYKRYFVSRQGSFS; this is translated from the coding sequence CTGAGTCTTCTCTTGGAAAAAAAATTTCTCACTCTTACATTCTTCAATATAATCGCGAACTTAACTGTTCCACTTACAAGCTTTGCAGATGTTGCTGTCCTTGGTCAGTTGGAATCCCATACGTACGTTGCGGGAGTCGCTCTATCCAATGTCCTGTTCGATTATTTGTTTTGGGGATTTTCATTTTTAAGAATGAGCACAACAGGTCTTACTGCGCAGGCAGAAGGAAATGAAGACAATAAAGGATCCTTTCAGATATTATTAAGATCTTTACTGCTCGGTCTCGTGATCGGAGTTCTTATCTTACTCTCAAATTCTTATTTGGAAGAATTCGGATTTTCAATATTAGAAGGGGAGAAGGAAGTAAAATCCGCCGGAGGAGAATATTTCAAATCCAGGATCATCAGCGCGCCTGCAACACTTTGTAATTTTGTGCTCACCGGTTGGTTTTTAGGAAGGTCCAAAAGTGCAACTGTCTTAGTGGCAACCGTCATTGCGAACGTCGTCAATATAGGATTGAATATTTGGTTCATTCTATTTTTAGATTGGAAAGCTTACGGAGCAGGGATCGCAACTTCTATCAGCCAATATTTGATGTGCGCATTCTTCCTGGTTTTATTATTCAAGGAGAAGGACCGTTTCTTACAAGTTTATCATGAAATCAGGATCTTTTCTCTGAAAGGATATACCTTCTTACTTTCTTTAAATTCGGATATAATGATCCGGACTCTGTTACTCATCACAACATTCAGTTTGTTTAGGAATTACAGCTCCGGTTTAGGATCGGAAACCTTGGCTGCAAACGCGATCCTTCATCAATTGATATTGATCGGAGCTTTTTGGATAGATGGTGCAGCAATCGCAATGGAAACAGTTGCAGGAAATCTAAAAGGAAATAATAACTCGGAAGGCCTTAGAAAGATCCTAAAAATGGCGATTGTTTCCGGCTTCGGGATTTCCTTACTTTTTTGTATCTTGATCCTTCTTCCTGCCGGATCCTTATTCGAATTATTCAGCAAATCCAAACCGGTCGTAACTATTGCGAAAGAATACGGTTATTGGATCGCACCGGTCCTACTCTTCGGATCTTTTGCATTCATATTCGATGGTTTTTTCTTAGGAATTTCAGAAGGTAAAATCCTGCGAAATTCAATGATCGTAAGTTCCATACTGTTTTTCTTTCCCATCGCTTATTGGGGAAAGATCCAAAATAATAATCATATACTTTGGCTTTCACTCTCTTCCTATATGTTAGGAAGAGCGATCACACTCGGGATAGTCGCTTATAAAAGATATTTTGTAAGCCGACAAGGATCCTTCAGTTAG
- the cysE gene encoding serine O-acetyltransferase, with translation MFENIKAIKKNDPAAKSYLEVILCYPGLHALWFHSLAHFLYKIKIPLFPRIINTFARFLTGIDIHPGAKIEPGIFIDHGQGVVIGETAEIAKGCLILQGVTLGGTGKESGKRHPTLKENVVVGAGAKILGNIVIEHNVRIGAGSVVLRDVPADCTVVGVPGKVVRSKVDFGKEGERMLDHGELPDPVARVFSILVEKIDTLQKEVNELYAKSNLKDKKPETKNEDDELNEFIHGGGI, from the coding sequence TTGTTCGAAAACATCAAAGCAATTAAAAAAAACGATCCGGCCGCCAAGTCCTATTTGGAAGTCATTTTATGTTATCCGGGTTTACACGCGCTTTGGTTCCACTCCCTGGCACACTTTTTATATAAGATCAAAATTCCTTTATTTCCTAGGATCATCAATACTTTCGCACGATTTTTGACTGGGATAGACATTCATCCGGGAGCAAAAATTGAACCTGGGATCTTTATTGATCATGGTCAAGGCGTTGTCATAGGAGAGACCGCAGAAATAGCAAAAGGTTGTTTGATCCTACAAGGTGTGACCTTGGGCGGAACAGGTAAAGAAAGCGGCAAAAGACATCCCACTTTAAAAGAGAATGTGGTAGTAGGAGCCGGAGCAAAAATTTTAGGAAATATAGTCATCGAACATAATGTTCGGATCGGTGCCGGTTCTGTAGTTCTTAGAGATGTTCCTGCAGATTGTACTGTCGTTGGAGTTCCCGGAAAAGTAGTCCGTTCCAAAGTTGATTTCGGAAAAGAAGGAGAGAGAATGCTGGATCACGGGGAACTTCCGGATCCTGTAGCGAGAGTTTTCTCTATTCTGGTCGAAAAGATAGATACTTTGCAAAAAGAAGTGAACGAACTATACGCAAAATCCAATCTGAAAGATAAAAAACCTGAGACAAAAAACGAAGACGATGAACTAAACGAGTTCATCCACGGCGGCGGGATCTAA